The window CCAGGATCAGGAAGATACCGCCCTTCCGTGGCAGTAAAGATCGTTTTCTAGAAATAAGCCTAACCTCCCTGAAAAAATTTTTTTTATCCTACCAAGGATTGCCTTTTCCGGCAAGCGAATCTAGGCCGTCGTCCTGTGAATTGGGCGGTTTTCTTAGACAAGGGCGCGGCCGAAAAATTTCGGTTGACATTCAGGGGAGCGGCAAGCAGGATAATAATAAATTACTATTATGCGTTAGGCTGGACCGGCTGGGGCGCTAATCTGGAAGTTGGATTGAGCTTATTATAATAAGAAAGTTTTAGAAAATTTATGACAATGGTTATAATAGGTCTATTGCCTCATGGATATTTATCCTACTCAACTGCAGTCCATCCGAGGCCAGCTCTATGTCAATCACCTCCTGGGACCGCTGACAACCTGGAAGATCGGGGGGGCTGCTCAGGTTTTGGCCGTTCCCGCCGACCTGGACGATCTTTTTGACATATTCCGGCTGGCTAAGACCTGCCAGTGGCCGGTGTTCTTCTTGGGGCGGGGCTCCAACCTGCTGATCGCTGACCGCGGTTTACCTGGCCTTACCCTGCACCTGGCTCGGGCTTTTAAAGAGATAAAACTTGACGGCAACTGCCTGCGAGTCGGCGCTGGGGTCTCGCTGCCGACGCTGGCCCAATACCTGGCAGGACAGGGAGTAGCGGGGTTTGAATTTCTGGCCGGCATTCCAGGCACGGTCGGAGCGGCGGTGCGGATCAACGCCGGTACCGGGCCGGGTCAGGATATCTCCTCCCGGCTCCGGCAGGTCACTGTCGTCACCCCCCGCTTGCAAATGTTGACCCTGATGGCCAGTGAGTTGGAGTTCGGCTATCGGCGCTCCCGGCTGCTAAATTTCCCCCATTGGCTGGTGGTGGCAGCCGAATTTTACCTCACGCAGAGCGCGCCACCGGAAGAAATCCAGGCCCGGATGACGGAGCTACTCCGACAGCGACGGGTTAAATTTCCGGCCAACCCCCGTAATTGCGGCAGTGTGTTTAAAAATCCAGCGGTGGGACGCCCCGCGGGCTGGCTCATCGAGCGGGCCGGCTTAAAAGGCTTGCGGTACGGAGAGGCGCAGGTTTCCACCGATCACGCCAACTTTATCATTAATCTCGGCCACGCTACCGCGGCTCAGGTGAAGGCTTTGATCGCTCAGATCCAGGAGACCGTTTGGAAGGCCCATGGAGTCAGCCTGGAACGTGAGATGGTGATGCTGCCCGAGGATCTCTTAGACCCCAAGGAATTTTTACCGCCTTATTGATTACTATAAAGACTATAAAGTTATATGGCTAAGTATATAATATTCTTATAAATCCTCTTATCTCAGAGACTGCTTCGACCGGCCCAGCAGCCTATGGCAATTTATCCCCCCTTTTGGCGCTCTTATGGGTTTCAATCACTCCCCTTATTGAAATTCCCTTGACTAAGGCTGGGCCAGAGGCAAAAATATAACGGCAGCGGAAAAGCCCAAACCCAGAAGTAACCTGGAGGAGTCATGATACGTCGTGAAGTGTGGTATTTTGACAAAGCGGGGCCGGATAATACCGACGCTTGCCTGGAGGTGTTGGCCCGGGCCCAGGTCGAAGGCCATAAACATTTTGTGGTGGCCTCCACTACCGGCGATACCGGGGTCAAAGCGGCCCGCTTACTGGCGGGAAAAGCTGTCAATCTGGTGATCGTCGGCCACAGTGTGGGATTTAAAGGTCCCAATGTCGATGAATTTAAAGAAGATAATTTTCACCAGATT of the Deltaproteobacteria bacterium genome contains:
- the murB gene encoding UDP-N-acetylmuramate dehydrogenase; the protein is MDIYPTQLQSIRGQLYVNHLLGPLTTWKIGGAAQVLAVPADLDDLFDIFRLAKTCQWPVFFLGRGSNLLIADRGLPGLTLHLARAFKEIKLDGNCLRVGAGVSLPTLAQYLAGQGVAGFEFLAGIPGTVGAAVRINAGTGPGQDISSRLRQVTVVTPRLQMLTLMASELEFGYRRSRLLNFPHWLVVAAEFYLTQSAPPEEIQARMTELLRQRRVKFPANPRNCGSVFKNPAVGRPAGWLIERAGLKGLRYGEAQVSTDHANFIINLGHATAAQVKALIAQIQETVWKAHGVSLEREMVMLPEDLLDPKEFLPPY